taataagaggaaaataaaatggctgacttgtgttttcggaatatacatggaatatacaagcgtataataatacaagtagtaatgaaaagcgtttctcaaaattatcaattacaagtgtaaaatcaaactcagtttcgtcagtcactctatgaatgtttacaagcttcagggtgggtcagttttttttataatacgggtgaattctttacaaaattattatgttattggtcatttactggttctttcccaattataataatttcataggaatgagtttactgtttttttttggagaataaaagctaaatttaaataatattactgattttaatgaagtgcattcaaaacttacacgtttgagatcttaaaaaagcaatatcttcatttatttattaatcgatttttaccaaaaacgcatattagcagtttatagagactcctcattatttcgtgataagtcacaagctacaagtataaagtacagcttttaagaaacgaaattactattttagtatataatatctactagtgtttgtcaacttgtgaaacaacaatgcttgtgaaaactcttttatccccgctcttgtaacaattatacatttacgtgaaacggaaacttgtaaaaaatattgaaatacaagcgttaccatagatacacacttgtattacaagacttgtaacgtacgagaaataggccccagaTGGCACAAatgtcgctactgacgaaaaatatacctactgctaaaacaatttacaactaaatattagaagcagaaggagttgaaaatagagtttcgagtaatccggttataatattagctgaaaattgttgagcattagagttttgttcgccgcgacatctattgtcgactagcagtactgatatattccgctacttgacgctagatgtcgactacgaaataactcgcgttttggtaagaaaactgatgtatggagttaccactctttctttacttatatttttctatggtgcagagttagcttggatGGACACTAAAGTTAAGCACGAATAATGTACATACATTGATCCTATGTCTCTCgtactccgcgatttcgtcgctttgctacaggtagctaaaagtacatccgttccacgccaattttggtggttaagccataagccgcgtgtggagctgtcgccacctagcggccatatctgtcctgatcgtaacagacgcgttttgttagagagtgagtcttctgtacctagtactattatttattctgtgcctatgtcaacctaattatattgctgtctcgCCCATGGCGTCGCCGGTCAATGCTACTGTGCGAGCGGGGGTCCTTACTTTAGTTATTTGCGGTAATTTTTGGCGGCAAGACCCAAAAATGCATTTAAgtttggctgctatttaactgatctccagatttagtaaaattttataccaaaaaaatctattttaccaccctaaaataataaatgatcaccaaaattataacaccattttaatgtgaaatgattaccaattttattacattttactatcctattaaaggaaatgacaccaaactaatcattattaacccaaaaatagtaaatgattaccaaatttcaaaccccatttgaatgtgaaatgataaccaaatttttacatcttgctatcctattaaagaaaatgacaccaaaataatcattgtaaatgtaaacccaaaaatagtaaatgaccagcaaaattagaactccattttaatgtaaaattataaccaaatttttaaatcttgctatcctattaaaagcaaatgactccaaaataataattgtaaacccaaaaatagtaaatgaccaccaaaattgtaaccacattttaattaaaaatgtgcaaatatttaatatacctatcgttatcctattaaattaatttatccacttcgtcaccttttctagtagcatttcttttctgcaagggtcgcaattcaaacctaacctaacccacttttctagtagcatttcgtttctgtatgggccgcagttcaaacctaacccacttttctagtagcatttcttttctgtaagggtcgcagttcaaacctaacctaacccacttttctagtagcatttcttttctgtaagggtcgcagttcaaacccaagtaacaatttgtggtactatagtggtcaatagaacgtttcctaaataccacctaaggtcctataaaagacctaagaaggttgtataaagccgaaatggcgtatctttagtgccattcagtgatatagtagacctgtggcagtgtcagccgtgacgttttaggtctataaaagtgatgtaatgcatgactcttgtgctaatttgttgtcagaaacgccattatagtgttaatttatactatagtagcatttgagattccattatagtgcttgttttatactatagtagtatttgaaattctattatagtgcttttttatactattgtagaattcatagttcctttactacttgttgtgtgtttacttcacaaaaacggtactaagtaaaatggtgataaataaagacgttatattaatatgcgccatttagatgtcgaataattcggtctttagtgcaaaaagtatatgggacggaagttttaccgttagaatagtattaggttaatgaggaattttaaatgccccctagatttatttatgtttttaataaaataatttaataaaatattatgatattcaccatagttactactatacagccaagaagtaaatccgacgcttttataggctaactatagaacttaggatgaaatattcaccgccatcatgattaaaattagggttccaaaagaattttgctgtgacccagttgcacctacaaactctttagaaagatataggattttttttttatttagatgtagtcattactgttgtttcctttttcaatgagattggtcaaaaaaatgtgctaataatggatgtcgataaatatctaaaccgtcacgattttatgcttgtattaaatcattgatgataaatctcacctacaatcactaatatcactggggtcttttttatcaattcattaaaatataaaaatattttgtacggaaccacattatgtggcttaggcctgaacttatataagcaagatataagtagccattacagatcaaattgatcatttacaagtagtcgttttctacctttatgtatctaactcggtttataaaagacataaaaactcagctataacgctgttgtcttttaaaagaaaaaacaaaaccactatacaacagttttgtgatataaaagagtcattgtgtttgtattgttttctgtaatgaggtgtgcaataaagagtatttgtattgtattgtattgtattgtgacgtttacagcgatgagatataatagggattttaaaactactaaagcgctttttaacgctataaatatgtcccaaaaacgctactatagagcaaaacagttctataatagtgttcatatgactactaaagtattatgtactatagcagtgatctctaaagccactatatcctataatcgttgtatagttgggtttttgtcactgtttaaacacaaaactatagcggcttgcagggaaccttaatagcgcaaactactaaagtattatgtactatagcagtgatctctaaagccactatatcctaaaatcgttgtatagttgggtttttctcactgttaaaacacaaaactatagcggcttgcagggaaccttaatagcgcaaactactaaagtattatgtactatagcagtcatctctaaagccactatatcctaaaatcgttgtatagttgggtttttgtcactattaaaacacaaaactatagcggcttggcagggaaccttaatagcgcaaattagttgcataaaagtgattccaaatactattatacagtaatattgctctatagtgattatatttgaacctgttatagtacacgcctgtaacggctctataaaatgatgatgtaaacctttacatcaattgcttatagaatatattagctgtataagcctatagagcaaaaaggtgttgccaagcgcttttatacgacaggtggtcatctctgaaaccttaatacgacgtctatacaagcttttagcgataaaaactaaaattataggactaaaatgttacttgggaacctaacctaacccacttttcttgtagcatttcttttctgtaagggtcgcagttcaaacctaacctaacccacttttctagtagcatttcttttctgtaagggtcggagttcaaacctaacctaacccacttttctagtagcatttattttctgtaaggttcgcagttcaaacctaacctaacccacttttctagtagcacttcgtttctgtaaaggtcgcagttcaaacctaacctaacccacttttctagtagcacttcgtttctgtaaaggtcgcagttcaaacctaacctaacctacttttctagtaccatttcgtttctgtaagtgtcgcagtgctaacgtaacctaacccacttaactaatagcagttcaaactgatagcagtttaacctacttttctagtagcataacgaaataagtaggttaggttaggtaggtatgcggtgcggggtacggggggttgagcggggctagtaattttggcataagtttactttatttggtaatatgtatacattttttggctatcatagtggtttatttaggtgaaaatatcgcattaatttggtcttcaagatttggtgatcattaatgatttttggtgatcattcaatatatttggtatttgaatacaatttgaagtgcagtcgcaattaaaacggtggtaattttgtatttttagaccttatttttttggtgttcagtaattttttttggtaagcatgatttttttatttagggtaccaaataattttttggtggtcattatatttgtagcctttaaGTTTTGTATtaactatttttatatatatatcgcCTAAATATTTGTATAGTTTTAAGTGGTACGTGCAATTCATTATACTTTTCGTCAATATTATGCGAAAAATATCAAAATTCTGTTCGAATACGAGTATGGTATGGTGAAAATaatcaatattatttttattgccaTATTTTTAACCAGTCATATGAAaagatacctacttaattaaattaaaataactgGTTAAAGATTGTTCTACATTCTCATATTCTTTTGTAGCAGAAATTATTCTGGGTTGTGGTGATTGTATAAGTGTGCCAATGAGTGTGAATATATTGcaaaatgtttaatttgtatttattgtCACAAAATACCAAAGGTAAATGTGGCTAAAtccgtcataggggctattccgtccacgagcgtatatttctttgattttcaatcgtagggaaaaaaacatttgcttttgattgctgaaactaaaagcaatcgctgctttgtcgatgtaattatcaatgttgttcgttgttcgagaaaaacgctagtggacggaatagcccctatgacgcaattagccacattgaccttagatATATGATAGTTAGGATTCTTAGAATGActccaagataagtctgcaaaggttttgataacacacgcagtgcagtgTTAcacatacgtcataatttcatagaagtttgacgtttaaaataacacttgcactgcgcgtgCTATCAAATTCATTGCAGGCttaccttggtctaactctaggtacagtcagcagcagaagttgctaagcgggcgaggtgttcaaaattaccttgacacgctcttattctcttaacaatgaagtcgcgtcaagatcattttgaacacctggcccgcttagcaacttctgctgctgactgtacctaataataataataggcctTATCATTTGTGGcagatgttttaagcagcatGACGACACTTGCGCTCGTGGTTGTAATATAGTCCTATGCGAGAGAGGATTCCGCGTCCTCACACAGCAGATGTATGCTCCCCCAGATGGGCGGGGGttggcagtggcgtagctattAGGCGTGAgcgaagtgggccgtcgcccacgTCTCGCGCCCCCGAGGCcccttcgggcacagtgaaataaaagggcctcgcagaagcaatttcgcccacggctagattagttcacgctacgccattGGGTGTTGGAGGTTTCTAGGTCTCCACACATTTTACCGAGCTGTAAAACGCCATCTAATTTAGCTGTCTTCGTTAAACTTTACTAAAACTGCTAAAACGAAACTTCCTGTAATTCTTCAGTGTCGATTCCTGTATTTTGTACGCGTTCGAATATGGAACACCTTAAACCTGTAATGTTGTTTGTATATAGCTGTATTTGTTGGTAtttcttcatttatttatattaagtgatataaaaatgaaaatatatgaAATTGATAACTACTCTTGTTTTCATTTTAACTACCACACCACTTAACTGTTATTAAATGAAAGAAATTAACTACCTCCATAAGTGAATATAAAGTCAAACGGTGCGATATACCTGACGGCATAATATGTTTTTTCTActttaaggccgtaacacactatcgcaccgcaccaaggtcattgtgcgacgcacccataagtaagagcgagaaagcgatatctctttctcgctcgtACTTATCGGTGCGCTAGTGTGTTACCACGATTATGTAGTAATTATTTGGAACAAAACAAATCTACCTTaaaatttttttattgtctatgttttaggcttgtgtcggtcctgaactaagaactattaagaatgaaatcccatcaaggaccgaaaggaactaaatctttttgcacgctcttaatcggtctttaggtcctttagttcagtaggattcgagagcgcttgactgagtgaaacgtaaaatggacggaacgaaacggttatcaatgtcgctggcacgagtgtgaacgagatgaaagaacgacgtgacactcctaagcccgtaaaatatgaaggaaaatcaaatatatttcgacatatttgatattttttaattatgttaaggtgttttaatgtttaataccgacacatcgtatcgtacaagttgaattgtattcagttaccaaagattggaaagaaaccaatgaaaaatcgactcctattcattcccggctctcaacgaccgaactgaactacaggaactaaaagaccgaactagttcgtttgaccgattgaccgagagcggagcgctctctgtagtgaccgagcaggcacaagcctactatgtttagttttttgtaaacgCCGACTTAGGCTACTGCCCTACTTTGCATTAAATGCTTATTATCAAAACTGCAAACACCAGAGTAGAACTGCATGATGGCCAAACGGATAATATAAGTAGGTCATATAATAGTAGAGGTGGGTATTGCATAAATAGATCTAGATTTTTAATTGTGCTACAAAGCTGATATATAATTCAAGAAGTACCTAATGAGACATGGTGACTACAGTGGTTTTAGTGCTTGAGACACGAACACGCCGCTCCCAACAATCGAAcattacgctctcattttgaAACAACATGCTTAAATTTTAAGAAACTTGGCATGATCATTTTTACATATAGGTATCAatgtctggtactagttttcgttgctaaaattttatgaaaatagAATGAGTAGAAGTTTTTTTAGCAAACTAATTTCTTTATCCTCTTAGGGTTCAAAGTCCTAATACTAGTACAAATTATATAAATCATTATTAAGTATGGTGAACCGGCTAGAGGTTTATACTATTTCTGTTCTGATATATGGTGGCCAGAAGGTTAAACTGGGTAGTCAAACAAAATGTTGTAAGTACTGTAAAAATTGCTGTTACTAAAGATTTCCCACAGGGTATTAATTtggattaattaaaaaaaattcatgGCAGAAAATCTTTGCCTACAGTAATTTAAAATAACTCAATAAGTAGCATCACTGAAATCATCAAAGAAAGGATTGAAAGTTGAGTACCTAATCATAATCAAAATTACCaacaattttaaatatttttttttaattagatatttagaatttccaattttctCACAAGTCAAAAGTCTACACCTCAACATTGGCAGAATCCACCTTGCTAAATTTAGCCAGGAGTAAAagccaaaaataaaaaaaaagatgttTTTAGATGTCCAAATGATATGAAcaattataagtattatttgGACAGCCAGGAATAAAGAAAAAGCAAATAGTGAATTGCACTAAAGAATTATATTTGTCAATGATCTTTCAATATACATTAATTCATACTTCGGAATAAAACCATGATTGAAGAGACGGGCTtattgacaaaaataaataatgttagcTACACAATTAGAGAAAGTTACCGAGAAAATCATTAGTTAACGATAATTACTATTTAAAGAAAGTTACTTGCGTCAGATAACAGTTCAGAAATAAAAAGAATAACTCGATGAAAACTAAAACATAAGGAATGCTATTAAAACAGCCCCGGTCAAACCTATACAACTTATAGAAAATAATCACAAACAGaaaaacttaaaacaaaaaagctCCCGTCAACTCCATTCGGCAAACGCACAACATTCACAACACAAACAACGCAAATCAAACTGTGATCATTAAATAAACTAAGAGTCTTTGTGTTTACTATAGAAATCGTCTAAATGTTTCTTGTAGGCGGGCTGGTTGGGCCAGAGGAAGGATGCTTGCTGATTCAGAGGACTCTGCGTGTTGGGCTCCGCTAACAAGCTCTGGATAGACAGTAATATCGTGCGAACGTCGTACAGAGCCGTCCACTTGTCTTTTAAAATGTCTAAACATATTAACCCACAAGTATCCACGTTCGGGTGGAAGCACGGCGTCACGAACTTCACCACGGGAGGCGCGTACGGGTACGAATTAGGGAACTCTAAAGACAACTTGTACTTGTGTCCCGCGTAAACGGTATCCAGGGGTCCGTTAATGGTTCCGATCCATTTAAACAGGTTTTCGCTTTCTGGAAACGCGGATATTCCTTTGTCCGCGCAGCGCATTAGCTCCATCAACTCTTTCTGCAATCTGAAACAGAAAACCACTCGTTCGTGACCAAAGCCTTGGGGGAAAGCAGAAAATCGAACGCTTTGTTTCCAAAACTCACCGTTTGCTTACAGCATGATTGTCCTTCAGTTTTATAGTATCCTCATTCTGTTTAGCCGGATTTGACGATGAAGCGTAGTGTGGATTGATATTTTGAGCCATAATAACACGAGCAACGAAATCAGGTGTCTCCAATTTTCTGTTATAAAAGGCGACTTCCTGTTAATTTGAAAAAGCTCCAATCAAATTGCTCATTTGACAGGAGACTGTAATGGCGTCAATCAACGTATCAAATCTTTGGCGCCATCTATGTTATCTTTCTGACTTCATGGTAAAGCAGTTTTAacgttaattgtttttttttgttattttactaGATAACGCGTTATGCAATATTggattacataaattacattttatatataagaATTAATTTGAAATGTATTCGTTGCCAAGTAATCATGTCGATTACCTAATTAAGCATAAATAAAGTTTCGATTACATCCAAGATAGATTTGTTCTGGCCTTTCTTTTTGCACAATTACTTTGTGCTTTCACTTTCTTCCGACTATTAGGTGTTCATTGAAGCGTGAAAAAAGAGAGCAGGGTTcttattatttaacaaaaaactGCTGTCTATTTAAGACCTCCCAATCATTATGGAGTTCAGTAACAATAAAGATTTCGTCGTAGATATTTTGAGGTAGAGCTGCTAACTCCACAACTATTATGGAAGTgagtattttgtaaataatttttaatatagATTGGCATTAGCTTATGGTTTTGGTTGTGTTGAATTGTTTAAGTTATCCGGTTTAATGTTTCGTATACGTGCTCTTACGTGCTTTTGAAACTCATTGACGCAAAAAGTACAATGTCACCGTTatcgttatttttttagttattttgctGTATCTGGAATATCTGGATCTGGCAATACTGTTTAAAAAAGTGTCATAAttgtcattcattcattcaactAGATTTTTCGTTCAATCAATTCTATGTCAAAATGACAATAtgattaatttcattcattctttaCCTCTTGTGTTTGCACAACAGCTACGTAGTGTTTTtcgattttcatttcattttggaCATTTTCTCTACATCACCACCAAGTTTAATTAAAAGTAGCCATTAAAGAATTGTTTCATCAAAATGCCGTGCCAGATTTACTTCGAGGACACCGTCGTAACGGATATCAACAATGTCCAAGATGTGGCGTCATTGAAGTGCAATATTTCTCAAAAATATGCTATTCCAAGTGAAGATCTATTCGTGACCATCAATGGGAAGGCTGCTTCAAGTGATTCCACGTTAGAAAACATCGATAATGTGGTCAGAGTGTTCACAAAACTCGTCGGAGGAAAAGGTGGTTTTGGGTCAATGTTACGTGCCATCGGGGCCCAAATTGAGAAAACCACAAATCGTGAAGCATGCCGCGATCTCTCAGGGCGTCGTTTGAGAGATATTAACGAAGAAAAACGTCTCAGGAAGTGGTTGGAAGGGCAGGAAGACAGAGATCGAGAGGCGGCCGAgcgaaagcaaaaaaaaatagaacGGCTCATAGCCGAGCCTAAGATTGACGTGAATTTGCATCCTAGTTACGAACGCGAGCGTCAGGAGTTGCCGGAGCGTGTAAGCGCGGCTTTAGATGCTGGCTGGCAAGCGGCAGGGTCATCAAACGAGACTGGCCAGAAAAGAAAGCTTGCAGAAGAAAAAACTAAGGCCAAAAAGAAGAAGCTATGGATAGACGCGGAGTTGTCGGACTGTTCTTCGTTAAGTGAAGACGAGGAAGAAGAGGAAAAGAAAAGCCCAGCACAGGCTGTGTCTACGGACAGTGGGAATGAGTCGGATAAGGTGTCGGAAAGTAGTAAAGTGTAAAGATTACTGTGTATCAGTGGTGGCGCGTCAAAATATTCATAAGAGATTTGGCTATACTAAAAGTACTCATCATCTAGCTGAGAATTAGGCATgctggcacagaataaataatagtactaggtacagaagacgcactctctaacaaaacgcgtctgttacgatcaggacagatatggccgctaagtggcgacagcgccacgcgcgtcTTATGTCTAGcaaccaaaattggtgtggaatgggtgtacttttagctacctgtagcaaagtgacgaaattgcggagtgagccacgcctgatgcTGGTGTGAATTGAGTTCTATGGACAGTCTGCCACTTTTGTATATGGATATTTGTAACATTTAATTAAGTTGATACATATTTAAGATTCTGGCTATTGGACTTCTTATAAAGTTAATGATTATCTTTAAATAAATTAGTGTAAGTCAAATACCTTGTTTTATTTCACTAATTTTCTCATAGATAAGACTGTACCTACTGTCCAGTGGAGCCCTCATTAGGGGGaaaatgttttctaataaactaATTGATTTCTGTATAATTCTGTGTAGTCCTACTGATTCCCCGACTGACAGAATCGGATGTACCTTTATTTAGTAATAACTTTAAATATGGGgaggtacaatttttttaaatggtggtaccatagagaaatatagtaagacaagagtgctcactccatatatcagttttggtaccaaaaatattagtattttcatagtcgacatctagcatcgagtagcggaattatcagtactttaagtagcaataatagtagtactgtcaagtgacaatagatgtagcaccgaccggaaagtcttatgattagagtttccggtcggtgctacatctattgtcacttgacagtactactactgctacttaaagtactgataattccgctactcgatgctagatgttgaCTATGAaaaaactaatatttttggtaccaaaactgatgtatggagtgagcactcttgtcttactatatttctctatggtggTACTAAGTGGTGCAAATTAGGTACAAGAATTTGGtgttcctttttagggttccgtaccggaagggtaaaaacgggaccctattactaagaagtaagactcctctgtccgtgtGTCTGTCAACAggatgtatctcatgaaccgtaatagctaggcagttgaaattttcacagatgatgtatttctgttgccgctatagcaacaaatactaaaaacaggataaaataaatatttcagtgCTCTcatacaaaaaacgtgatttttttgccgggtttttcgtaatggtacggaacccttcgtgcgcgagtccgactcgccattggccggttttttatattaattactagcttctgcccgcgacttcgtctcgtcgaatgatgatgattgataaaaactaccctatgtcctttctCGGGGCCCAAACTATATCCATAACAagttttatctaaatcggttcagcggtttaggCGTGAAGAGGCAACAACCAGACATAcattttcgcatttataatattagcaaAAAATGTGTATGGATGGATTTAGttacacccgccatcctgactgTCACCCCCATCTAGTGACCAGTAGCAGAACTTTAAGTCAAAGctatttctattttattgcAGAAACGCTTATGTATCTTATTACTGCTGTCTCTGGTCGTCCTCTCCGCTGCGAGACCACAGGAGTTTGATGAAGATGAAGACCATAGCCAAGCTGAagagaaaaaaggtaaaataaaagctaTTGTAGTAAATGCAAAGTTGGGCGAAAGATGGCGCTTTTGTCAATCAAAGCAAGAAGTAACCAAGTTAGCGTTTATTTAAGATGGAACCCGCCCAAACTAAAAACAAGTAGctcagggtggtattccacctgtccaattactttgtccaatgtgcataTTGCGTCACACTTTCTCATTAAGCAAGATATGAGATGCACacatcacacacacacattggACCATGATATTGGTGTAGTGTTTGTCAATAATGATGATATTGCCATTCTTTGTCATTGTAAGCTTGGTCCATGCAGTGGTAAGCATGTGGTATTGTAACGCCTGACCTGAGAGATATTCAATTTTAGTGCGGATTTTTACATCCAAAGAAGA
The Cydia splendana chromosome 20, ilCydSple1.2, whole genome shotgun sequence DNA segment above includes these coding regions:
- the LOC134800460 gene encoding ubiquitin-conjugating enzyme E2 C produces the protein MAQNINPHYASSSNPAKQNEDTIKLKDNHAVSKRLQKELMELMRCADKGISAFPESENLFKWIGTINGPLDTVYAGHKYKLSLEFPNSYPYAPPVVKFVTPCFHPNVDTCGLICLDILKDKWTALYDVRTILLSIQSLLAEPNTQSPLNQQASFLWPNQPAYKKHLDDFYSKHKDS
- the LOC134800461 gene encoding splicing regulator SDE2 gives rise to the protein MPCQIYFEDTVVTDINNVQDVASLKCNISQKYAIPSEDLFVTINGKAASSDSTLENIDNVVRVFTKLVGGKGGFGSMLRAIGAQIEKTTNREACRDLSGRRLRDINEEKRLRKWLEGQEDRDREAAERKQKKIERLIAEPKIDVNLHPSYERERQELPERVSAALDAGWQAAGSSNETGQKRKLAEEKTKAKKKKLWIDAELSDCSSLSEDEEEEEKKSPAQAVSTDSGNESDKVSESSKV